The Vibrio rhizosphaerae genome contains the following window.
TTGTGCCTGCTCCAGCAAAAACTCCAGTGCATTTTCCATGTTATTCAGAGCCTATCTGTAAAACATTCTTCAACATACTGACACACATATCATACGGAACCGTGTCTTTCATGCCTTGTTGCAGGTACATATCGATCTTCGGTTTCAGCGTAAAAGCCTGATCGATCGCGGGGTCGGTTCCCGGCTTATAGGCGCCAATAGACACCAGATCCTGATTCTTACGACACACAGACAGAACTTGCCGTACTGCTTTTGACATTAACTGATGTTCATCGGTCGTAATTTGAGGCATCACCCGGCTGACCGATTTCTCCACATCTATCGCCGGATAGTGACCTGCATCCGCCAGCTCGCGGGACAAGACAATATGGCCGTCGAGAATGGCACGGGAGGCATCAGCAATCGGGTCCTGAAGGTCATCCCCCTCAGTCAAGACGGTAAAAAATGCCGTAATCGATCCCTGACCATCACTCCCGTTTCCGGCTCGTTCAACCAGTGCCGGCAGTTTGGCAAAGACCGATGGCGGATAGCCTTTTGTCGCAGGCGGTTCACCGACTGACAAGGCGATCTCCCGCTGGGCCTGAGCAAAACGAGTCAACGAATCCATCAGCAATAAGACATCTAACCCTTGATCTCGAAAATATTCAGCAATGGTCAGCGCCGTCTGGCACCCTTTCAGACGCATTAACGGTGATGCATCAGCCGGTGCGGCAACGACCACCGCACGTTGACGGCCATCGACCCCTAAAATTTCATCAATAAATTCTTTCACTTCCCGGCCCCGTTCACCAATGAGGCCAACCACCACGACCTGAGCCGTCGTTCCGCGGGTCATCATCCCCAAAGTGACAGACTTACCCACACCGGAACCGGCAAAAAGTCCGATCCGCTGCCCTTTACCGACCGTTAATAAGCCATTGACTGACTTGAGGCCGACATCGAGCGGTTCAGAGATAGGTTTACGGGCTAAAGGGTTGATCGCGACGGATTGGAAAGAAGCTTTATGCTCGGTATAAATAGGGCCTTTGCCATCCAGCGGCATCCCGACGCCATCAATGACTCGCCCTAACAGTTCCATACCGACAGGGACACCAGTATCGCCGTGAACCGGTGTCACTTTCGCACCGGGTAAAATGCCCGAAACTTGTTCACTCGGCATTAAATACAGATGGGCTCCGGAGAAACCGACCACCTCAGCTTCAATCTCACCACTCATGGTTTCGACTTTACATAAGCTCCCGATGGGTGCTTTACATCCGGTCGCTTCCAGTGTCAGTCCAACCACACGAACGAGGCGACCAGACGCAATGGGACGTGAGGACAATCCCTGAGTTTTATATTGTGCAAAACGCTCTTCTAACGCTAACACGCATCACCACCATGTCGATTGGCTTCACAGAAACTTTTCAGTGTGGTTCGGATACGTTCTTCAATTCGATAGCTGACACTCGATTCACCGGCCTCGATTTCAACATCACCGCGATTGAGCGAGGGCTCACTGACTAACGTCCAATGACGGAAATCGAGCGCTTCTTCCCCATAAGACTGGCGAATAACTTCAACATCTTCCGGGTTAAGTTTCAGCGTAATGGCATGACCGGTAATCGGGAGCGACTCAACGGAGGATTTCACCGTATCCAGAATCACCTGAGGGTTCATCTGCACCTCAACCCGAACCACTTCTTTCACTAAGGCAAGCACCATATCAACCAGTTGGCGTTCAACCTGAGCGTTCATCAGCGCCAAAGGCTGGGCAAACTGATTGGCCAAACTGACAAAACTGGCAACATGCTCATCAATGATTTCCTGACCGGCTGCCAGACCTTCGGTTTGTCCTGCCGCCTGACCTTCCTGATGTCCCGCCTGATAGCCTTCGTCTTTGCCTTTTTCGTAGCCTTGTTTGAATCCGGCTTCCTGCCCTTGATGTAATCCTTCCTGATAAGCCCCTTGGCGAATCAGTTCAATTTCTTCTTCGGTCAGTTCAAGTGGTGCTTCTTCTACCGAGCGTTCCGTATCCGGTATCCAGCCCGGGTCATATTTCAGTGCGGTGTCTTTTGCCTGACCATGAGTCTCGTTGGTGTAATCGGGTAACCCCCACACTTTTGCACGCTCGACATCGGTATCCATTCCCGGACGTAAGAATCCGCGTTTTCTGTCTGACATCGTGGCTCCTTAAATCAACCGATCAGAGGAATTCATCCGCACCACCCGACAACATGATTTCACCGTTGTCAGCCATTCTGCGGGCAATCGCCAGAATTTCTTTCTGTGCAGCTTCCACATCCGAGACTTTGATTGGCGGCATCGCTTCCAGATCATCTTTGAGCATTTCGGCCGCACGTTTAGACATATTTTTGAAGATTTTTTCTTTCAGGGTGTCATCCGCACCTTTGAGCGCTTTCTGCAAGACATCCTGCGGCACATCGCGCAATAGTTTTTGGATCCCCTGATCATCCACTTCAGCGAGGTTTTCAAAGACAAACATCAAATCCTGAATTTGCGTTGCCAAATCTTCATCCTGATCACGCATTTGCTCCATCAGAATGCCTTCAACGTTGTTATCCAAGTAGTTCATAATATCGGCAGCCGCTTTCAGACCACCAATTTTCGCAGCTTGTGCCCCGGCTTGTCCGGCAAACTGTTTCTCCATAATTTCATTCAATTCTGCCAAGGCCGATGGCTGTACTTCTTCCAGATTGGCGATCCGCATCATCAAGTCCAATCGGTCCCGTTCAGCAAACTGTGCCAAAATTTCAGCCGATTGATCCGGCTCCAGATAAGACAATACAATCGTCTGGATCTGCGGGTGCTCATTGACAATAATGCTGGCAACCTGACGAGGGTCCATCCATTTCAGTGAGTCCAGACCTTTTGACCCGGTACCAAGCAGAATTTGATCGACCAGATTATTGGCTTTGTCTTCACCTAAGGCTGCAATCAAGGCATTACGCATGAAGTCTTCACTGCCCATCCCGATATTGGTGTATTTCTGAATATCTTCCAGAAATGCGCGATGCACGGCACTGACTTTTCCCTGACTCAGTTCACTAGAACGAGCCATGGCACTCCCGACACGCTGCACCTGCTTCGGTTCCAGATGACGAATGATACCGGCAGCATCTTCTTCATTGAGACTCAACAAAAGGATTGCAGCTTTTTCATCGCCACTAATTGACGCGATATCAATCTCTTGAGGGACCAGATCACCGCCTTTTTCTTTCTCATCAGCCATCGTTCATCATCCAATTTTTCACAACCTGAGCCGCCAGTTCCGGCTCATTGGCGACCAGCGCCCGAACCGCTTTCAGCACATCTTCATCTTTATGTAAATTCGGTAAGTCAATGGTCGAACCGAATTCGAAGAGATCACCCGCCTCAATATCTTCACCAATCAGGCTGGTTTCACCGTCGGCGCCAATTGGTAATCCATCCGGACCATACAGCTGGTCTTCATCTTCACTGGCAGGGTTGATAAGTTTTTTCATTGCCGGACGCACCAACACCAGGATCACGACAATAATCACTAACGCACTTGCCAACCAGCGGATCCAGTCGCCAAAGTTCGGATTTTCCCAAATCGGTACATCCGTGAGCTGTTCCACTTCAGGTTTGGCAAATTGCATACTTAAGACATTGAGTAAATCGCCTCGTTGTTCATTATAGCCAATTGCACCAATCAACACCTGACGTACGGCTTTTAACTGACTGTCAGACAGAGGCTCATAGGTGATGTCGCCGGTATCGGGATTAACGACTTCACGATCTTTAATTGCCACGGATACCGTCTGACGATTAATCACACCGGTCTGTTTCCGCTCATGGCTCACCGTCGTGTTCAATTCGTAATTCCGCGTTGCTTCTTTATGAACCGACCCTTGACCTAACGTCGATCCATCTTTCATTTGGGCCACATCTTCAGGAATCGAAGAGTCCGCAGGAGGCTGGTTACTCAACGCCCCCGGAACGCCGGCGACAACATTGGCATTGTTATAATCTTCCAGCGTGTATTCGCTGCGGGTGGATGGTTTTTGCGGATCAAACTGACGGCTGGTTTGCTCAATGGCACTAAAGTCCATTTCCACATCGACCTGTGCCGTATACTGACCCAGACCGAGAATCGGGATCAGCACTGAATCAATTTTGTCTTTGAGTGCTTGTTCCTGCTTACGTTCTAACTCCTGCTCTTTACGACGTGCCGTTGAAACGGGGTCGGCAGAACCTGAATTGAGCAGGCGACCATGTTGATCGGTGACCGTAATACGGGTGGTTTTCATCCCCGGAACGGCACTGGCAACCATATCAACAATTGAATCGATTTCTTCCTGTTTCAGATTAGCACCCGTTCTCAGTGTCAGAAAAACCGATGCAGACGCTTCTTGGTTCTGGCGGACGAACACACTTGATTTTGGCATTGCGAGTAATACGCGGGCTTTTCGCACCTGATTCATCGCTTCAATGGCTTTGGCTAACTGACGCTCACGGCTCAGTTTTAACCGCTCGATTTCAAGACGCTGTGATACCCCAAAGCCCATATCCTGAAGCAGGATATCATCACCGGCCTGTTTATCCTGATTCAGACCTGCCCGGGCTAAATCCAGTTTGAGCCCGCTGTATTCAGTCACCGGAACCAGAATCGTATTGCCATCGAGTTTGTATTCTTTCTTGCTTTGATCGAGGTAATCGAGAATCGGGATCAATTCTTCAGTGTCATAGGCTCCCAGTGGCCGCATTTCTGGCTCTTTGACCCAGAAAAACAGCATCATAATCAAAGCGACACAAATGGAGATAGAGAGGACGAGAACAACCTGACGAATCAGGTCTAAATCACCGACGGCAAAATCGAAACGAGATGAACTTTTCTCATCCAAATCAGGATCCTGATGCTCGACGGGCAAATCCGTATCTGCGGAAAGTGCACCACCGTCGCTTAAAGTCAGGTCTGTCGATTGGTTATCTTCGGCCACGTTACTTACCTACAATCCTTCAAAATGGATACCGAAACGTCAAAGTTAAACCGGCATGTTCATCAGTTCTTTATAAGCATCAACGAGCTTATTCCGAACCTGTACGGTTGCATCAAATGCAACACTTGCTTTATTTCTGGCAATCATCACATCGGACAGCGACACACCTTCATCACCGCGATCAAAACGGGTTTGCAAATTGCTGGATGTCTGTTGTAGTCCGTTGACATTATGAATTGCTTTGCTAAGCAGATCACCAAAGTCAGCACTCACTGACTGTCCGGTTGGTGCCATTGGTTTGCCGCTGGCTTCCTGTATCATTGACTGCATTTCAGTCTGTAATCCATCTAGTCTCATAAGTTCCCCCACTGATAGCCAATTCTTTGACTCGTATAGTCGTTGCTTATCTATGATCCAGCAATTAGTGTGCCATTTGAAAAATGACCTTTATCCCGGAATATCAATCCCGGCATCACGCATCTTCGCCAACTTATAGCGCAAGGTTCTCGGGCTGATACCAAGGCGTTCAGCCATCTCTTTCCGCCGCCCCTTACAGGCAATCAGGGTTTCCAGAATGATGGAATATTCTTGGTCGCGAAGTTCTCCACCCAAATCAGAAATGCTGGATGGATGTCCGTTCATCTCACTATGAGCCACAGTTTTGACAGTCGGTGGTTCAACCGATTGTGATGTCGAGTATGGTTGTTCACTTTCAACCAATCGCTGCAAGCTACCCGCATCCTTCCAATCGACGCCTTCTAATAGGATATGTTCTTCGTCGATATTGCCGTTTTCACTCAAAATCAAAGCTCTCTGAATCACATTATCCAATTCTCGGACATTGCCGGGCCACGGATAAGACAGGAGTTTTTCTACAGCCGACGGCGCAATCCGGGGCATCGCGATCCCCAGTTTCTTACAATGACGTTCCACCAGATGTTTTGCCAAAGGTTCGATGTCATCCCGACGCTCTCGTAGTGCCGGCCAGGAAATTGGGAATACATTCAGGCGGTAGTATAAATCTTCACGGAATTCACCTTCCTGAACATAACTTTTTAAATCCCGGTTACTGGTCGCAAGCACTCTGACATCCAACTGAATACTTTTCCGGCTGCCCAACCGTTCAACTTCTCTTTCCTGCAGTACCCGTAGTAACTTCGCCTGAAGGTTCAAATCCATTTCACTGATTTCATCGAGCAGAATCGTTCCGCCCTGTGCCTGCTCAAATTTACCGGGACAGGCCTGAATCGCGCCGGTAAAAGCACCTTTTTCATAACCAAACAGGGTCGCTTCCAGCATGTTATCCGGAATAGCAGCACAGTTGATCGCAATAAAAGGGCCATCTTTACGCAATGAAGCATTGTGAATATAGCGGGACATCACTTCTTTCCCGGAACCACTTGGGCCTAAGATCATGACATTTGCATCGGTTTTCGCGACTTTTTCCGCCAAAGCCAGTAATTTCACACTTTTCTCATCAGCAACAACCGCATCACCATTGTCATCAGACTTCACCGGCGCGTAACGGCTGACCATATTCAGCAACACTTCAGGCGCAAATGGTTTCGCCATATAATCAATGGCACCTTCTTTCATCGCAGCAACGGCATCTTCAATATTGGCATACGCAGTCATAAGTAATACCGGGAGATTCGGCCAGTGCTGTTTGATATTTCTCAGCAGTGCCAAGCCCCCCATGCCCGCCATTTGTACATCAGAGACAACAATGTCAACCGCCTCTGACTTTAGCTTTACCAGCGCCTCTTCAGCACAATCCGCTTCGACCCATTCATAACCGGCCAGAGCTAAGGTATCCACCAATGCCTCGCGCAAACCTTCATCATCTTCAACAATTAATACTTTGCTCTGAGCCATGATTACTCTCCTGTCTCTGAATTCTTATGAGAAACCGTCCGCTCCAGAGGAAGACACATCGTGAAACATGCCCCATCCCCCTCTTCAGAAATCAAGTCTAGATGGCCATCGTGTGCACGACAAACCATCTGAACCACCGCAAGCCCTAACCCCGTTCCCTGAGAACGTGTGGTAAAAAAAGGCTCCATAATTTTATTTTGCATCGCTGCCGGAATACCCGGACCATTATCCTGAACAGAAATCTTCAACAGGTTCTGAACCGGTCGGAAGAACACATCGATCTGAGCCCCCTTCCCCGTATTCTGAATCGCATTCATGACCAAATTACTCAACGCTGAAGCAATTGCATTGGGATTTCCCAGCAGCGCCGTCTCCGGATGTTCAACTTCCTGTCCGTAGTCGATTTGATGACTTTGTATCGCGGTTTCGACCATCGGATAAAATTCCTGAACAAGCTCATCAAGTGTAAAAGGTTTCACGACTTTATTGTCGCCCCCTTTCGCAAATAGCAACATGTCATTGACCTGTTTATCCAGATCATGCAACCGATCCATCAACTTGGTCTGAAAACGCTCCCGGGTTGCTACAGGTAATTGAGGTGCAGCAAGGTTCGACGCATAAAGCATAGCACTCGATAAAGGGGTACGAACCTGATGGGCCAGGGACGCAACCATTCGTCCTAACGAGGAAAGCCGCTGTAAATCACTCACCCTAGCCTGCAGCAGGCGCGTTTCAGTTAAATCGGTAATGAGAATCAGCTGACCGGTTGACGATGCTGAAATGGCTAACCGTACTTTTCTGCCATTCCGCAGCGATATTTCGTGCCCATCGTCTTCTTTGGGTGCAAAAGCAGACTGAATCACGGCGTACCAGCGTTCACCAACCAATGGAATTTCCAATAATCGAATCGCCTCCGGATTGGCCTCACGGACAATGCCCTGAGTATCCAATAAGATCACGCCAGCAGGCATGACATCCAATACCTGTTTATATCGTTCAACCTGATCTTCTATTGAATCGAGATGAGAAAGCTGTTGCGCCTGAGATTCTTGCATATTCGTTTTCTGTTCTGTAAAAACAACAATAGCCTGAAAAGCAAAAAGCGTTCCAGACTATTTTCTATATAAAATTCAAATTATTACATTAACAAAGAAAATGTGACGACAATATATTGACTGTTTTCTGACGTTTAACGGTTCATATTGTATTTTTTCATTTTTTCAACCAGTGTCGTTCTGCGCATGCCTAGCATATCTGCTGCACGGGCAACCACGCCGTCTTGAGCATCTAAAGCCTGATTAATCAGATTCACTTCAAGTTCTGCCAACAACTCCTTCAAATTGACACCTTCCGGGGGCAACGACTGAGGCGCATTGATATTGTTCATCAAATCTTGCTCAATATCACTGAGTTGAAAATCCTCGGAAAAAATGTCTGCCAGAACATCCCTTTCCTGCTCTTCAATACTACTATAACGACTGACCTCCGGTTGAAATTCCGGGATATCGCTGTAGCGATATTTGGTTGGCAAATGATTAACGTCAATCAAGCTATTGGGGAAGAGAATGATCATCCGTTCAACCAGATTCGCTAATTCCCGCACATTTCCCGGCCAATCGTGTTCCATCAGCGACTGAATTGCTCTCGGTGTAAAACAAATAGGAGAAGCACCTTCGGATTCCATGCGTGTCAGCAATTCCTGAATTAACAAAGGAATGTCGTCTTTACGCGCTTTCAAGGCTGGCATTTCAATCGGAAAAACATTCAATCGGTAATAGAGGTCTTCGCGAAACAATTCTTTATCGATCATCGATTCCAGATTGCGATGCGTTGCTGCAATCACACGCACGTTGACTTTAATCGTGGCATTACCGCCAACCCGTTCAAAACAGCGTTCTTGCAACACCCGTAGCAACTTCACCTGCATTGCCATCGGCATATCACCGATTTCATCCAGAAACAACGTGCCGCCTTCAGCCAGTTCAAAGCGCCCTTTGCGCGCCGTCAGAGCACCGGTGAATGCACCTTTTTCATGTCCGAATAGTTCACTTTCCAATAAATCGGCAGGAATCGCACCACAGTTAATCGGCACAAAAGGCCCATTACGGCGAGGGGAATGATAATGAACATTTCGCGCCACCACTTCTTTGCCTGTACCGGATTCACCGAGAATCAGCACGTTGGCATCGGTGCCTGAAACCTGTTCAATCAAATGGCGGACTTCTTGCACACCAGAACTCTGACCGACCAGACTTCTGAACAGCGTCGTTTTACGTCCTGATGTGAATATTGAAATACCTTTACGACCCAGAAAATCCTTACAATGCCTCAGCGCTTCAGCCAATTGAGGATAATTGAGTGGAAAATCAAGCTCACCAACATAATTGGAGAATGATTCCAGAGAGTAAGGCTGTTGACCCATCATCAACAGAGGGATATGACTGATGTCCTGTAATCGCCGCTGCACCGTCTCCGACAGATGTCCGCTTTGCAATGAACCAAACAGACAACCGGCCCATACATCAGACCAATCAATCTGTTCAAACTGAGACGATTCGATTACCTCGCAAGGCTCACCGACAAAATCTAAAATAATACTGATTTGCTGACGAATTGCAGGATTATCCTCAATCACGAGCAGTTTCGCTAAACCTTGCATAGGTAAGTATATTTGCCTTTATCCATTAGGTTATTGTTACCGTTGAATTTCTACATTGGTCATATGAGATATGATTGATCCATTCTCTAGAATAAACATAGACAAAAATTCAAACCACCAGCAACAAAAAAGCCACTAATCTATAGTGATAGTGGCCTCTATTCTATTGAATTCAAAAAATATGGCAATACGGAGGCACCACTCAATCATCGATTGAGTGAGATGCTTCCAATAAAACTTACGCGCCGACTTCAGAGGAAGTGAGATGATGATACTCTGAAGGAATCTGATCCCAAGCTGATTTAATTTCTCGAATGATATCAATTACATCATCCAGCATCTCTGGTTCATTGAGATGATTTGCCTGCGTGATCTGCGTGATCACGAATTCGTAAAGCTGATCCAGATTTCGGGCAATATCCCCACCATCTTCCATCGACAAACAACTCCGTAGGCTGATGATGATGTCTAAGGCTTTCCCTAAACGTTCACCTTTGACAGGAATATTGCCTTGTATCATCGCTGCTTTGCCCTGTATCAGTCGCTCAATCGCGCCAGCCATCAGCATCTGTACGACTTTATGTGGTGAGGCAGCACTGAGCTGGCTGTCCACTGATACTTTTTTGTAAGCCTGTAAAGAACCACGCATAGTCTTCCTCTTTCATAAAAACTTCTTGTACTGCTGAACAGATTTATTGCCATATCGGTACTTTTTCAGTGAATGACCGATACCTGAGGTTTTCAGTTGCATCTCTTCAACAAGTCGTTGGGTACGTTCGATTGCATACTGCCATGGCTCTGAACGCGAGAACTGTTGATTTTCTGACGCTTCCTGAACCAATACCTGCAATATCTGATCCCTTTTATCGACTAAGTGATGAATAACTTCAGTGTTTATTTCTTCTTCCTGAAGTCGCTCACTGATTTCGTGATCAATATCACTTAGTTGGTTCAGGTATTTATCCATTTGACGAACCTAATGCATTCATCATTCCTGACAGCTGGCTTTGCATTTTACTTGTGGCATCCTGCATCGCCAGAAACTTATCATGGGTACGCTGTTCCAATGTCGTCATGCGGCGATCTAATGCCTGTTGATCATCATCCAAGCGATGATTCTGTTCAACCATACTCTTTTCTCGAGTACGCAGAGAACCGGTAACCCCCGTCATTCCCTGAATTGCATCTTCAATTCTTTTGGCAAAACCATCCCGGCCACCAAAAAACTCACCCAGTTTATTAAAATTGTTGTTCAGTTGCCGGGTCAGCATATCTTCGTTGATTTCCAACGTCCCCTGCCGAGTCGTTGTAATGCCAAACTCCGTGAGTGTTTTTAAATTTTCAGGCGCCTGATTAATCTGAGAAGAAAAAACCCGCTTTAGCCGCGAATCGGCATTCCGAACCACACTATCTCCTGCCAACGGTCCCGCCTGTCCGGTTTGAGGATCAACATTTGATAGCTCTTTCGACAGCTGATAGAACTGATTGTATGCGTCGACGAACTTGTGGATATCATCTTTAACCGTATCCCTGTCATACTCAATATCAATTTCTGCCGGCGGCTGATTAGCTTTGGTTTTGCCTTTGACCGTTAAATTAACACCATCAATCGCATTTTCAATCACGTTATTATTACTTGAAAGGGTCGCAACCCCATCCAGCATGACTTTCGCATCCTGTGCAGATTGAACTTCTGACATTCCCTGATAAGCGTCGAACGCATCCTGAGCGGCTTGCAGTTCAGACTGAACTTTTTCCACTTTTTCAATATAAGCCCGCTCTTCAGGTGATAACTTCGCACGTTCTTGTGCTTTTGCTTCCTCAGGGGTCATTTGACCGGAGCGAACCGCAGCTTCAATATTAGCTTCTTCCTGCGCTAACTTGTCTTGTAGTTTCGCTTTGGCTTCTTTTGGTGTGACATAGGAGTCATATAATGTTCCCGATGCAGTATTTGACCATCCGGGGACATCTGCTGACTTATCGATGGCATTTTGATCCAGCTCCGGTTGTGGCTCCTGATAAGAGTCTAACAATGTCCCGGACGCGGTCTCTGACCAGCCGGGGATCCGGTCTTCAGGACGCACATAATCTTGGGCTTTTTTCGCCGCATCAGCGGCGGCACTGGCAGCAGAATCAGAGAGCTCGCCCGTTGGAGCATCACTCGATTGTACTTTTTCAGCCGCTTGACGAATCTCATCGGCAACAGACTGATCGACCGCTCTGGCGGCCGTTTCTAATTTTTCGGCAACTTTCCCGGCGATTTTTTGTTGTTCTGGCGTGAGAGGTGTGATGAGTTGTTGTGCCTGAGAACGTGCTTTTTCTAAATCCTTAACCCGTTGCTCCAGCGTTTTATATTCCAGTTTTTTTAAACTGCTTCCCTTCGGTGCATCAACCCCTATCTGGATTTTATTCTCCTGACCGGATTGGTTTGAAGCGATAATGAGACGAGGCCCGTCGATATCATTAATAACCGAGGCCCGAACCCCTGGATTTCCCTTCGCAGCATTAATGCCGTTCACGACATCTTTCAGGTGCGAATGCGATTGAATATCCACGGTAAAACTACGGTTACCGAGTGAAATATGCAGCTTACCCGGCCCAAATTTCTCATCTTCCGCAAAAACGTCAGATGCGACTTTATGACTTTGGGCAAGCTGCAACACATCGATAGCGTATCTTCCTGCTATGGCATCGGTAGTCGCGGTTGCTGAAACGACATGTTCATTGGTCGTATCAACTTTTCGCAATGCAAACGCTTTTTCCTGACGAAAATTCGTCATCAGCGTTTTCATCGTGTCCAACGACTCTCTGAGCCGACCGTAGGCACTAATACTGGCATTATTTTGTGTCCGCTGATTATCGATCCGTTGCTGCTTGGGAACACGCTCCGAATCGACAATTTTGCGAACCATGGAATTAATATCCATGCCAGAATTCATCCCTAACGGGCCCAGACTCATCCAATCACCTCAAAATAACATTACACTTTGGTCATCAAAAGACCAGATCGATGATCTTGATCTCTGGCCAAGCGTCGCAAGACAACAAGTATCTCTTCTTCCGGAATTTGACGAATTACATCACCGGTATCGGCTTCGTAAATCGTTACTACATCACGTCCGGACTCTTCATCAACTCGGAACGCCAACCCTTTATTGAGTGAAGAAACAAATTCATGCATTTGCTCCATCACCTTGGCTCGTTGTTCTTCATTAATCCGTTTCCGCTCTTTTGACAGTTTTTCCACTGTCTGAGCGGAATCCGCTTGCCGCTCTTTCATCTCTTCGGCAAGTTTATCCATTCGTTCTGCGTCTTTATTCACAGAAACACTTCTTGCACTATTACTGTCACTTTCTGAAGCAATTTTAGTGCCATTTTGTGAGCCGTAAGGCTGGATGTTCGATGTGTAGGACGAAACTTCCATAACAATCTCCCTTCCACCTCATTGGGTTCAAATCATCAGACTACTTTGACCCCAAGCTCAAAATAGTCCGTCGATTACCCCAATAGACTAAGAGCTGCAGATGGAGCCTGCTTCGCCTGCGCCAGTACCGAGGTACTTGCCTGCTGCAGAATTTGCGACTTGGTC
Protein-coding sequences here:
- the fliI gene encoding flagellar protein export ATPase FliI, with the translated sequence MLALEERFAQYKTQGLSSRPIASGRLVRVVGLTLEATGCKAPIGSLCKVETMSGEIEAEVVGFSGAHLYLMPSEQVSGILPGAKVTPVHGDTGVPVGMELLGRVIDGVGMPLDGKGPIYTEHKASFQSVAINPLARKPISEPLDVGLKSVNGLLTVGKGQRIGLFAGSGVGKSVTLGMMTRGTTAQVVVVGLIGERGREVKEFIDEILGVDGRQRAVVVAAPADASPLMRLKGCQTALTIAEYFRDQGLDVLLLMDSLTRFAQAQREIALSVGEPPATKGYPPSVFAKLPALVERAGNGSDGQGSITAFFTVLTEGDDLQDPIADASRAILDGHIVLSRELADAGHYPAIDVEKSVSRVMPQITTDEHQLMSKAVRQVLSVCRKNQDLVSIGAYKPGTDPAIDQAFTLKPKIDMYLQQGMKDTVPYDMCVSMLKNVLQIGSE
- the fliH gene encoding flagellar assembly protein FliH, whose translation is MSDRKRGFLRPGMDTDVERAKVWGLPDYTNETHGQAKDTALKYDPGWIPDTERSVEEAPLELTEEEIELIRQGAYQEGLHQGQEAGFKQGYEKGKDEGYQAGHQEGQAAGQTEGLAAGQEIIDEHVASFVSLANQFAQPLALMNAQVERQLVDMVLALVKEVVRVEVQMNPQVILDTVKSSVESLPITGHAITLKLNPEDVEVIRQSYGEEALDFRHWTLVSEPSLNRGDVEIEAGESSVSYRIEERIRTTLKSFCEANRHGGDAC
- the fliG gene encoding flagellar motor switch protein FliG, translating into MADEKEKGGDLVPQEIDIASISGDEKAAILLLSLNEEDAAGIIRHLEPKQVQRVGSAMARSSELSQGKVSAVHRAFLEDIQKYTNIGMGSEDFMRNALIAALGEDKANNLVDQILLGTGSKGLDSLKWMDPRQVASIIVNEHPQIQTIVLSYLEPDQSAEILAQFAERDRLDLMMRIANLEEVQPSALAELNEIMEKQFAGQAGAQAAKIGGLKAAADIMNYLDNNVEGILMEQMRDQDEDLATQIQDLMFVFENLAEVDDQGIQKLLRDVPQDVLQKALKGADDTLKEKIFKNMSKRAAEMLKDDLEAMPPIKVSDVEAAQKEILAIARRMADNGEIMLSGGADEFL
- the fliF gene encoding flagellar basal-body MS-ring/collar protein FliF, coding for MAEDNQSTDLTLSDGGALSADTDLPVEHQDPDLDEKSSSRFDFAVGDLDLIRQVVLVLSISICVALIMMLFFWVKEPEMRPLGAYDTEELIPILDYLDQSKKEYKLDGNTILVPVTEYSGLKLDLARAGLNQDKQAGDDILLQDMGFGVSQRLEIERLKLSRERQLAKAIEAMNQVRKARVLLAMPKSSVFVRQNQEASASVFLTLRTGANLKQEEIDSIVDMVASAVPGMKTTRITVTDQHGRLLNSGSADPVSTARRKEQELERKQEQALKDKIDSVLIPILGLGQYTAQVDVEMDFSAIEQTSRQFDPQKPSTRSEYTLEDYNNANVVAGVPGALSNQPPADSSIPEDVAQMKDGSTLGQGSVHKEATRNYELNTTVSHERKQTGVINRQTVSVAIKDREVVNPDTGDITYEPLSDSQLKAVRQVLIGAIGYNEQRGDLLNVLSMQFAKPEVEQLTDVPIWENPNFGDWIRWLASALVIIVVILVLVRPAMKKLINPASEDEDQLYGPDGLPIGADGETSLIGEDIEAGDLFEFGSTIDLPNLHKDEDVLKAVRALVANEPELAAQVVKNWMMNDG
- the fliE gene encoding flagellar hook-basal body complex protein FliE, which codes for MRLDGLQTEMQSMIQEASGKPMAPTGQSVSADFGDLLSKAIHNVNGLQQTSSNLQTRFDRGDEGVSLSDVMIARNKASVAFDATVQVRNKLVDAYKELMNMPV
- a CDS encoding sigma-54-dependent transcriptional regulator; the protein is MAQSKVLIVEDDEGLREALVDTLALAGYEWVEADCAEEALVKLKSEAVDIVVSDVQMAGMGGLALLRNIKQHWPNLPVLLMTAYANIEDAVAAMKEGAIDYMAKPFAPEVLLNMVSRYAPVKSDDNGDAVVADEKSVKLLALAEKVAKTDANVMILGPSGSGKEVMSRYIHNASLRKDGPFIAINCAAIPDNMLEATLFGYEKGAFTGAIQACPGKFEQAQGGTILLDEISEMDLNLQAKLLRVLQEREVERLGSRKSIQLDVRVLATSNRDLKSYVQEGEFREDLYYRLNVFPISWPALRERRDDIEPLAKHLVERHCKKLGIAMPRIAPSAVEKLLSYPWPGNVRELDNVIQRALILSENGNIDEEHILLEGVDWKDAGSLQRLVESEQPYSTSQSVEPPTVKTVAHSEMNGHPSSISDLGGELRDQEYSIILETLIACKGRRKEMAERLGISPRTLRYKLAKMRDAGIDIPG